ATGACCCTAAACTagataagcagtacagagaACAGATGTATGTCGACAATTTAATGCCATTATTTTGAATCCACTGGTTTGTCGGTGCACGTCTCCCAATGCAGATCCTGTCAATAAATTAACAGCATCTAAAGCGCTTCCAAAGGAGTCCGTACGACCACAGGAGGAGTCCACGGTGGAGCCCGTCGAGGAGGGAAGTGAGCCCACTTCTCGGCCACCTGTAAAAAGGGGGATCCATCGTGGAAGGAGGGCTAAGGGTCGAAGGCCTCGAGCTGTTGCCGCTACATGCAAGAGCAAAGGTGAGAGGAACGCATGCTCCTGTGATTTGCATGAGAAATCGCAATACAATTACAATACACTTCAAATGTGAACAGTTGCTGTCTGCCCGCCCACTTCTCCATTAACAATCAACACTTGGCTTATGACTCCATCACAGCGTTATTAAATAATGCAATAAATgttattaaataataatactgTGCTTATAACATGGGTTCCAttagttaaacaaaaaaaataatgtgaaaagTATTGTATTGAGCTAACATTTAACCTCATgttataaaacgaccatgtgtgCAGACGTGAAGCCACCGGCGGCGAGCACCGAAACGCTTCCTTCCGAGTCAGCAGCTGGTGCAGAGAGAAGCCGTCGTCTGGGGGCTCTAGACGCGGGGAATCAAGTCCTCAAGAGGCACAAAGGCCGAGAGCACAAGAGGGTGTACCGCTGCTCCTTGTGCAACAAGGTCTTTCAGAACAGCAGTAACCTGAACCGACATATCCGATCACACGGTACTGGGTGGGACACACGGGATGGGGCCCCATTTCCCCTGACTTTTGAAAGTGCTTTTAAGGTATTAAATATGCTTGCTTTTCTGTCCCGACTTCAACCGCCAGGTGATAAACTGTTCAAGTGTGACGAGTGTGACAAACTGTTCAGTCGAAAGGAGAGTTTGAAGCAGCACATCTCCTACAAGCACAGCAAGAATGCGGTGGGTGCTGTTGCGGAATTTGCTGCAATAGAAATGAGCTTCTCTttctctgcctttttttttttttaaacatgacaatttttttttttttttttttagcctgacCTGGAATACAAATATAAATGCAACATTTGTGAAAAATCATTCCGCCtagaaaatgccttaaaattccACAATTGCAGGACAGGTAAGCATGCACTTTTCTGTTTGCTAGCTGAGTTGTGTATACTTGGCAAATCCCATTCAATACATTCCCACAAATTCCAGACATTTTATTCTTAAGATTGCAGATCTGAAGCTCCATTTCCGCCAAACAGTACGGTTTGCTTCAGTACAGACTTCttcaaataatgataaaaaaaaacttgcttgaTTATGCTACCTCGCTATAATTAGGATTGCAAGCTTCAGTACAACTGCACTGACCAAGAGGATGCCTTGTGAAGAGGGGCGCCTAATAACTGACAGGATGTGACGAGGGAAGATAGGACAGATCAGGGTGTGATGGGACAAAGAGCTAAATTCAGTTGTATCTAGTTCCAAGtggtaaaattaaacaaattttcttaTCTTCTTTTCGCCAGACGACAAGACCTTCCAGTGTGACATCTGCTCCCGCTTCTTCTCCACGAACAGCAACTTGTCCAAGCACAAGAAGAAGCATGGAGAAAAGCTCTACTCCTGTGAAATCTGCAACAAGATGTTCTACCGTAAAGATGTCATGCAAGAGCATCACAGGAGGCACGGCGTCGGTGAGaatatgatttttaaatatCCATTTTAACTCTGGATTTTAAATGGCTTCATCCTGGAGGTGGATATATTTACGTAAAGTGCATTTGAGCAGGGCCAAAGCAAATGAAGAGAGAGGAGTTGGAGACTAATGGAGAAGAAGCCACAAAGTACAGAAAAGAACCGTCTCCGTGTCCCATCTGTGGAAAGGTGAGGTCTCTCCGACACTCGCGCTGAATCCCAACAAATCGACTATTGTTCTCATGCGAACGAGCAGGTGTTCTCCTGCCGAAGTAACATGAACAAACATCTGCTGACGCACGGCGATAAGAAGTACACCTGCGAGATCTGCGGCCGCAAGTTCTTCCGAGTGGACGTGCTTCGCGATCACATTCACGTTCACTTTAAGGTGAGGCATtatgagatggaaaaaaaatggagtttcTCCTATCTGCCATATGAGAGTGGCAATTTTGCACTAGAAAAACTCCATGAAGCCCGAGAAGACTTTCGAAAAGAGTTACAATACTGCCACCAATTTTCTCATGTATCAAATGAcgcgggggattttttttttttttttttgttgcaggaTATAGCCGTAATGGATGAGCAGAAAAGAGAGGACTTCATCAAGAAAATCGGCATTTCAGCAGGCGACAGTGACGAaaaggaagatgaagaagacgTCGATGACCCTGAACGCCACAAGTACAACTGCAAGAAATGTCAGGTGAGCTCTTCCCGTACTCGACCCACTCAACATTTTCAAGATCGCTACTTGAGTCGTCGAGACCGATTCTCTTTCACGCCCATAGATGTCATTCGCCAAAGGCCGAGAATACCTGAAGCACATCACCGAACAGCATAAAGAGCGAGGCTACGGCTGCGCGATATGCAATCGTCGCTTTGCCCTCAAAGCGACGTACAATGCTCACTTGGTCATCCACAGAGAGCAGCTGCCTGACCCTGCTGTCCAAAAGTAAGCCCAATTGTGCTTTTACCGGTTTTCTTTGGAATGGTTTCCCTAAACTTGAGCATAATTTtcagtctgaaaatggtccttGACATGTTTATGTCCACACAACATCTAACCTTTTCACATGTTTCTCCTCATCTAAAGGTATATCCACCCCTGTGAAGTCTGTGGCCGAATTTTCAATAGTATCGGTAACTTGGAGAGGCACAAGATTATCCATACTGGTGAGATGATGCTTTAACactacaatattttttattttagagtCTCCAAATGATTTGTATGATTGAAACAACTGCCTTCTGAAGGCAGACCAATATATCGAATGATCGGAAACACCAGAAAAATGACATTCTCGGGTCTTAAATTCatgaaacacaatttttgcacCTGATAAACAATGTTGTCCATCCCGCGGAGTAGCCAATGTGGATAAGAAGCATATTTTTGACCCAAACGCTGCAGGGGTGAAGAGCCACAGCTGTGACAAGTGCAGCAAATCCTTTGCGCGGAAGGACATGCTGAAAGAGCACCTGAGGGTGCACGACGACATCCGAGACTTCCTGTGTGCAGAGTGCGGCAAAGGTCAGCTCCTATGGTACGCGGGAGTAACTCGCTGGGATGATCTGGACGTGCTCTCCCGTTCAGGAATGAAGACCAAGCATGCGCTCCGCCACCACATGAAGCTGCACAagggcatcaaagagtacgagTGTAAAGAGTGTAACCGCAAGTTTGCTCAGAAAGTCAATATGCTCAAGCACTTCAAGCGACACACGGGTGAGTTGTCATTTCACAGCGCCGTGTTAAAATGAACAGTTcaaagcattttctttttttttgtctaggaATAAAGGACTTCATGTGTGAGCTGTGCGGCAAGACATTCAGCGAAAGAACAACTCTGGAGACGCACAAACTGATTCATACGGGTCAGTTGGGCACATATATAAGTTGCATTGGTTTAAGTCACAGGCTCAGCCAAACTCAATCAAAAAGTCTTATGTATGAAATTGTATTTATGGTCCATTGTTGTATCTAGCCACTGTAAAATTTCCTCTATTTCTACAGTGGGAAAAACGTGGACTTGCGCCACGTGTGATAAAAAGTATCTGACGGAATACATGCTGCAGAAGCACGTGCACCTGACCCACGAGAAGGTCGAGGCCCAGTCGTGTTACATTTGCGGCACCAAGGTTTCCACCAGGGCCTCCATGAATCGACACTTGCGACGCAAACACCCTGAAGTGAGCGGCCGTGCTCGTTTAATTAGACTTTGGCGTGCTACTAACCACTTAACCTGCCTCCCTTCGTATCTTGAGATTGTGCCCGTTAGAATTGAGGACTTTGATGAGCTGCAGGAATCCCAGGCCATGAACGACTCACCTGGCAACATCGTGCAGGTAACTTGGTCACTGCATTTTGCAGTGccgtagttattttgtcaactCCATGACCCCTCCCCCTTCCGCTTCAGCCCAGTCTGACGCTAGAAAAAGACGGGCAATCTCACGAAAGGACCGTCCGGACTGCACGTCATGCCAGGAAGAAGCTAAGAGTCACGCCGGAGTCGGAACTGTCCGAATCCGACGATTACGTTGATTTCGAAGAGCACCCTCACGAAACCCTGCCGGAATTCAACACCGTGGTTGTCGGCGAAGAGACGGAAACGAGCTCCGCGGTGCAGAGTATCCAGCAGGTGCGTTATTTCTTCTCTTTGCTTGATTCTTCTTTCAGAGCCGTGACtcaggaaaaaaatctgcttgATTTCAGGTGGTGGTTCTGACGGACCCCAACGCTCCACCCGCTTCCTCCCCCAGCAACGCGGTGGGGTTGAGCAACATCACGGTCACCCCGCTCGCCGGCCCGAGCCCCGCCCAATTCACCAGCCTCCAGCCCGTGGCAGTGGGGCACCTGACCGCCGGGGACCGCCCGCTCTCGCTGGACAACTCCATCCTCACCGTCACCTTTGACTCGGTCAGCGGCTCGGCCGTGCTGCACAACAGAGCCCCCGACCTGGGCCAAGAATCTGTCAGCCACACTGGCGGGGCGCCGGCGCAGTCGGTGGCGCACTTCATCAACCTCGCCGCTCTGGTCAACCCCGCTAGTCAGACGCTGGAATCCCAGACCATGGCCTGGAGGCCGGTAGCGCCGGCTGAGGGCGGCCAGTTGGCCCCTGCGCTCGGGGGTGCCCAGGGGAAGGTGCACCAGGTGGAGAGACAGGGACCGGAGGCGGAGCGCCAGGGTCAGTCG
The nucleotide sequence above comes from Stigmatopora argus isolate UIUO_Sarg chromosome 22, RoL_Sarg_1.0, whole genome shotgun sequence. Encoded proteins:
- the prdm15 gene encoding PR domain zinc finger protein 15, which translates into the protein MADQTPEEFIWCEDCGQYHDSECPEFGPLVTVQDSFVLSRARSSIPNSLEIRPVADGSEGVFVQRRLVKRTRFGPFEAKRVTVLEKEGIFPLKIFKKAGIVVCFDYSSEDDCNWMMLVRPATDHQHQNLTAYQQDEEVFFNTCQDVLPGTELRVWYGAFYAKKMEKPLLKLSIEPPPPPDPVNKLTASKALPKESVRPQEESTVEPVEEGSEPTSRPPVKRGIHRGRRAKGRRPRAVAATCKSKDVKPPAASTETLPSESAAGAERSRRLGALDAGNQVLKRHKGREHKRVYRCSLCNKVFQNSSNLNRHIRSHGDKLFKCDECDKLFSRKESLKQHISYKHSKNAPDLEYKYKCNICEKSFRLENALKFHNCRTDDKTFQCDICSRFFSTNSNLSKHKKKHGEKLYSCEICNKMFYRKDVMQEHHRRHGVGPKQMKREELETNGEEATKYRKEPSPCPICGKVFSCRSNMNKHLLTHGDKKYTCEICGRKFFRVDVLRDHIHVHFKDIAVMDEQKREDFIKKIGISAGDSDEKEDEEDVDDPERHKYNCKKCQMSFAKGREYLKHITEQHKERGYGCAICNRRFALKATYNAHLVIHREQLPDPAVQKYIHPCEVCGRIFNSIGNLERHKIIHTGVKSHSCDKCSKSFARKDMLKEHLRVHDDIRDFLCAECGKGMKTKHALRHHMKLHKGIKEYECKECNRKFAQKVNMLKHFKRHTGIKDFMCELCGKTFSERTTLETHKLIHTVGKTWTCATCDKKYLTEYMLQKHVHLTHEKVEAQSCYICGTKVSTRASMNRHLRRKHPEIVPVRIEDFDELQESQAMNDSPGNIVQPSLTLEKDGQSHERTVRTARHARKKLRVTPESELSESDDYVDFEEHPHETLPEFNTVVVGEETETSSAVQSIQQVVVLTDPNAPPASSPSNAVGLSNITVTPLAGPSPAQFTSLQPVAVGHLTAGDRPLSLDNSILTVTFDSVSGSAVLHNRAPDLGQESVSHTGGAPAQSVAHFINLAALVNPASQTLESQTMAWRPVAPAEGGQLAPALGGAQGKVHQVERQGPEAERQGQSPAPQQQQSGPVQQMFSY